Proteins co-encoded in one Helicoverpa zea isolate HzStark_Cry1AcR chromosome 18, ilHelZeax1.1, whole genome shotgun sequence genomic window:
- the LOC124638845 gene encoding uncharacterized protein LOC124638845 encodes MNILDVLSTPTYDTAIEGIEFHSYKPYVTSFNRNDEIRIPINQQDLYILPSASTLYLEGTVIVSKKDTKDKATSVHFTNNALLYLFQDIRYELNGVEIDKIKNAGITTTIKSLISMNEGESKMSNAWGWNIDGIKNNHGGSFSASIPLRNILGFAEDFKKVIINSRHELVLLRSNTNLNAVKLSTGEVVDDVHINKIIWRVPHVKVSDKEKISLLKLLEKDRPLQMIYRNWDLYEYPALPKTTKHTWSIKTASQIEKPRYVIIGLQTNRKNSASSDMSQFDHCNVRDVKVYLNSTYFPYESLNVNFANNRIALLYEQYVRFQQSYYGRRPEPLLSEKQFKDLAPLFVVDCSRQADNLKASPVVDVRVEIESDSELPDQTAAYCLILNDCIVEYKPLSNIVKKIS; translated from the coding sequence ATGAATATATTAGACGTTTTATCCACTCCGACTTACGACACTGCAATAGAAGGAATTGAATTTCATTCTTACAAACCCTACGtaacaagttttaatagaaatgaTGAAATACGTATACCTATCAATCAACAGGACCTGTACATATTACCATCAGCTAGCACTTTATATTTGGAAGGAACCGTTATAGTTAGCAAGAAGGATACGAAAGACAAAGCTACTAGTGTCCATTTCACCAACAATGCTCTACTTTACTTATTTCAAGATATTAGGTATGAGCTAAATGGAGTAgagatagataaaataaaaaatgctggTATAACTACAACCATAAAATcgttaatatcaatgaatgaGGGCGAATCAAAGATGTCTAACGCCTGGGGTTGGAATATCgatggaataaaaaataatcatggAGGAAGTTTTTCTGCTTCTATCCCACTTCGCAATATCCTCGGTTTCGCTGAAGATTTTAAAAAAGTCATCATAAATAGTAGACACGAACTGGTACTGTTACGAAGTAACACTAATTTGAACGCTGTAAAACTTAGCACCGGCGAAGTAGTGGATGACGTTCACATCAACAAAATCATATGGCGCGTACCACATGTTAAAGTATCAGATAAAGAAAAAATTTCTTTGCTAAAACTGTTAGAAAAAGATCGTCCGCTTCAGATGATTTACAGAAATTGGGATCTCTACGAATATCCAGCTTTACCTAAAACTACAAAGCATACGTGGTCTATCAAAACTGCATCTCAAATTGAAAAACCAAGATACGTCATTATAGGCTTACAGACAAATAGGAAAAATAGTGCAAGTTCTGACATGTCTCAATTCGATCACTGCAATGTTCGTGACGTAAAAGTGTACCTAAATTCAACTTATTTTCCATATGAAAGTCTTAATGTGAACTTCGCTAATAACAGAATTGCATTATTATATGAGCAATACGTCAGATTTCAACAGTCGTATTACGGACGCCGTCCAGAACCCTTGTTAAGTGAGAAACAGTTTAAAGATTTAGCACCGCTGTTTGTAGTCGATTGCTCTAGACAAGCAGATAATCTAAAGGCGAGTCCTGTCGTAGATGTAAGAGTAGAAATTGAGAGTGATTCGGAACTACCAGATCAAACTGCAGCTTATTGTCTCATTCTGAATGACTGCATTGTTGAATACAAGCCATTAAGTAACATCGTAAAGAAGATATCATGA